In Acanthopagrus latus isolate v.2019 chromosome 23, fAcaLat1.1, whole genome shotgun sequence, the genomic window TGTTTTAGAGCATAGAGATCATAAGACCTCCACTACAGATTATATTTTTACAGCTTCAAATgcactgttttttaatgtatcaTCATGCACTGTCAATGTACAGCATTATCCCACACATGTGCATGATCCATCCTCACCACGTATGCATTTATCCAGTATTCATTCTTTATCTTTTCGAACTACTTGTACTGTTTTcaccacacagagcagctgaccTTTACActgaatattgtatttttatcatttgtgaGACGTATGTTACTTTCATTGACTCTGGCTGTAAATTAGCAGCATAACAATGGGCTCTTGTCCCCTGAGTTAAATGACCTCAAAAGGTTGAGACACAGCTGAAAATTGTCACTTGATTCAACAGTGTGTGCTACTGGATAACATTTTCGTACAACATTTATACGAACGTGTCTGTGACATGCCAGTGCCAGCTTAAGCAATTGTATGTTGTTGTAATATTATTTAagcattttgacacatttctaaATGTAAACCAAATGTTTTATGGGAGTGGTATAGTTTTATTACATTCAGTATGGATTTAACGGAGACCTATTACGCtttaaaaagcccaaagtccacTCCAACatgtgctcctctctcccacagaaaacactgctcctgttCTGTCTGGAACACCTTGTCATTAATCCCACCTTCAGTTCTGTCATTTGGTGACACCACTACCATGTCACACATTGCCATAATTTATCCTCAGCAGAAGTAAAACTAACTGGAAGCTGGAAACGCGACGGAGCTGTGCTGAGGCACAGTGAGCGCCACTAGCTCAGGCATGTTTGAGCTGAACAATCGGATCAGACTGGGTATTCTGGGGGTATTTTAAGTATTATAGTAGTTTGACTATGTCTAAATGGTAATCTCAGTGTTGTGTAATTATtcttaattaaacatttaaaagccaAATCTCATATTAAATGCCAACTTTTCTGTTGGCACCCTTTCTTTTTTGTGCAGCAGAGACCAGACCAGTCACCATTCTTTATTTCTTATCACTCTTGTCGGtatttgttcagttgtttgtgGGTACCCTGGCAAGTAGAAGTAGCCATATTTCTTCTATGTGTACACATACATGGCCAATAAAACTGATTCTGATAACAAACAGACCTGTAGTATCTAATTTAATGACATAATAGACGGTGCACATTGATTAATAACAGCACTCTGTTTATTCACACAATCACAGTGTTAATGCAACAGTGTGGacaaatttaacacaaatttccattacaacaaacacaatcatTTGCGAACGAAACGCTGTAGTCAGTGCTGTGCTTGTCAATGGAACTACAAACTTTCCCTGAATACACTGGTGTCCAAACATCGCCTCCTGCTGGGGATGAAACTGAATCACTCTTACAGCAACTAAGGCTGAATTGgactgtttgtaaatgaaaatCTAATTATTAAGAGGGGGTATTATCACAAACCACAtaatcaattaaataaaaaaatcctttcTTGAATCTGGATCTAAGGACAGTGGGTGCCGTACACAGTACtgattgtaaagcccactgaggcaatgcaAACTGTGATTTGAGgctatatacatacatacaatggACTTTgcttgaaatatgaaaatgaaaaaatgcatgTTATTTCGTGAGACAGCAGTTAGATACTGACTGAACAGATTAAAGTGCTTAACCGCCTGATAAAAACGAATAGCAATGGTGAGTGTTTTGGAAGCTCAACGGCAACAAAAGGCATCCTCCCTCATAGGGACAcagcatttctgcaaactacaTTCACATGATATCACTCACACTTTATGTCCATACACATTAATCTTGTTGACTGACAAATCATTTTTGCCATATCATATGAGCTGCTGTGATGATGGCAGACATCAACAGTTAGATATTCTACAAATTGAAAACTGCGCTTCTCTAAATGGTAGATAAATTCAGAGCTGTGTAGATCAAATTAGTCGTAGTGCAGATGAAGCCTATCAGGTTGCAGAGGTTGGATAAGCCGTGGTTGCGGCCGAACGTTCTCTTAAAGGCTCTGTACTTGGGGTCCTGCTCTTTGAGCTTAGCATACTCTTCTTTCTGGCTGCCCAGGCCAATCTGGTCCCCAAGGCCGtgctccttctccacctccctcaTCTGGAACATCACCTCAGTGGCCGCTGGGCCAAACCACTGGGCATTCAGACCTGCCATGATCAGCGCCACAAAGTACAGACCCATCTGCAAGCCAAGAAGAGATGATTTACTGGCAAACAAAATGGTAGTTATTTACTTGCAAAtactgtgattttaaaaaaggtttttaaaaaatgtgcgGGCGTGATGTTCGACCTGCACACTTTCGTGCCAGTCCAGCAGCTCTCGGGGGTGGTACACCGCGTACACAGCCAGGCTGACAACATTGCTACCCATCAGACAGTAGAAGTATACGGGGAAGAGTTTACTCTGCACCAGGCCAAAGGTGTGCAGAGATACCTGCCACACCAAGGCAAAAcctgcaggcagacacagacatCAAGATTGTGATACATTTTTGACAGATTCTATGATTCATGTTTAGTgggaattatgttttttgtattacaaaaaactgctgaaatcatgatgatgtgacatttgttggggtctgtaccaaaaaaaaaacatgttatctTACAACTGGAGAGCAACATTTGTACAGTACTTCAATATTAGGCTGTTTagtcacacattttaacttttcaaatCTTGCACCTTCTGTCTGGATGTTGCACTTATTGACCCTTAgataatattacatttctgtttaatgATGTAGACCAACCGCCGTGTTTGTGAGCCTCATACCTGCGATGAAGGAGACCCAGACCTGCATGCCCCAGGTGAAAGAGAGCACCAGAAGGTGAAGAACTTTGACCAAGTCCGTGGGCTCACCCTCTGTTACCATGATGTCCCTCTGcaaaatacatatacacagtTAGCCTCAACAAGGGATCAAccaatatgtgttttttctggGCTGATACAAACACTGATTATTTGTAATCAAAAATACAGATGACAAATACAGATATTTGGAaccaatatatatttttagtgGAAATGCAAATCTTGTGATGAATTGTATCCAAGTACAgtttactcaagtgctgtagTTTAATACAATTCTTTAGGTATTTTACTGCCATTTCTCTGCGACtattatttgataactttagttactagttactttgcaaacTCATATTATTTAGAGTTGATGGGCTACTACTTAtgacaaaacaagcatttaGTGTTGTGCGATGTTCAGTGGGACAACAgactgcatcagagccagagtagTGAAATTAAATCTATTTTATCTGCAACTGCACACCAAAACACTGATAGCGATCAGTCTTTCTGCTTGTGTTTCATCTTCCACAGTCCCCACTGCTGCATGTGCACAACAATTTTGCTGAGAAAAATCAACCaatctttcctttcttctgaCCTTATCAGAACCAATATGTTGGAAAGTGACAACCTTACCCAAAATATATACTCAATTGTTACTACCAATTAAATAAAACTCCCAAAACAGGGATTTGGAAGATATAGTGCTGCTAAAAAGTAGTCATGAAGGGTATAGGAGAATACATTTGTACtgtatttcactttgttttacagaTCAAGGCTCTGAGACTTCAACAGGAGAAATGTTACTAAATATCaagctgacaaaaacaatgCGCAACATGCTTTTTGTGCTGCAGTCTCCACGAGAGAAGTGAAAGCCAGGCCCACAGAGATAAAGGTGTCGTGTATGTGTGCAGCCTGCTGCTCCACATGTGCAGCAGACCTGATAAGCACCCAGAGCGAGATAACAGTGCAGAGGCAGGGCAGAGAAAATACGTTTCCGAATTCACCGACAATTATAATCTATATTAACATCCACCGAGGCGACAACGTATCGACATTTAACGATAAAGGTCAAAGCTTGAACCGTCTGTAACAGGTGACGACCGACCGTTCCCCTCTTGGAACTGACAGGCTAGCCACCTTTAGCCTCTGAGCTAATGGAGAGTTACACAAGTTTTACGTCGGCAGCGTTACTTGCTCCATTTTGCTTTTCACGAGTGCAAGTGCTCGCTATACGTTACATAAGCCCGCACTTACCTTGTTTCCCTCTTGATGTGTGTAATTAAGAATGCAAAAAGCTTAAAACGATGAACGTTTGTTTGGTCCAAGGTTCAGCCAGAGTCACTTCCCTCTCCCATATTATGATGTGGGCGGGCCCCGCCCCCCAGAGAAGGACGGACCAATGGTAGCGTCTGAACAtgaatatattataatatttcatcttttcacCCACTAATTGATTTctagtctgttttctttcctttccttggGATTTACTTTATTTCCCCCGTATGCTCATACATACTACAATATAACACATGTGGTAATCAAAGTTTATTAATCTATTGGTAAAAGCCATATCATCCAGAGGACATGCAGGTAGCATACAGTTACCCTGTTATCAAAGAAGGAGCATgcagagatgtaaaaaaaatctatctatctatctatctatctatctatctatctatctatctatctatctatctatctatctatctatctatctatctatctatctgcaACATCACTAGGGGAGGGAGTTCACTTAAGAAGTCGAGATCCGCCATTGGATGCACCAGACTGTCAGTCTCCGCTGCTGAGCCAATCCCAAATCGTACAAACTCCCGACTATCCAATCAGAAGCGGCTGCAGGCAGATGCTGCATCCGGATCAAGTTGAACACACAGAGCATCCTCCGCTGCAAAAACATCCCTC contains:
- the tmem205 gene encoding transmembrane protein 205 isoform X2 encodes the protein MVTEGFALVWQVSLHTFGLVQSKLFPVYFYCLMGSNVVSLAVYAVYHPRELLDWHESVQMGLYFVALIMAGLNAQWFGPAATEVMFQMREVEKEHGLGDQIGLGSQKEEYAKLKEQDPKYRAFKRTFGRNHGLSNLCNLIGFICTTTNLIYTALNLSTI
- the tmem205 gene encoding transmembrane protein 205 isoform X1, which encodes MVTEGEPTDLVKVLHLLVLSFTWGMQVWVSFIAGFALVWQVSLHTFGLVQSKLFPVYFYCLMGSNVVSLAVYAVYHPRELLDWHESVQMGLYFVALIMAGLNAQWFGPAATEVMFQMREVEKEHGLGDQIGLGSQKEEYAKLKEQDPKYRAFKRTFGRNHGLSNLCNLIGFICTTTNLIYTALNLSTI